One window from the genome of Aminivibrio pyruvatiphilus encodes:
- the purH gene encoding bifunctional phosphoribosylaminoimidazolecarboxamide formyltransferase/IMP cyclohydrolase has product MKGKKALLSVFDKTGIARFAEELVSLGWDLISSSGTADHLRKAGMPVTEVSDVTGYPHILGGRVKTLHPLVFGGILARREVAGDMKETEQFGIPLLDMIVCNLYPFEETARRAPELDELLENIDIGGVSLLRAAAKNYRQVVVLTDPGDYDGIAAELRSEGDVCQESRQKLALKAFRSTSAYDAAIVDGLAEATGSAPTHLPEKMPLAFVKKQDLRYGENPHQEASLYLPSLADLPWEQISGKPLSYNNILDTDCAMRGCALLQDCCGALVIKHTTPCGMACGSTPREAYEKAVGCDPVSAFGGVVGISKKVDMETVLAIADRFTEVLVAPDYDDETVEILREKKPSLRVLRWKGGRVSPLQFTGTWSGLLVQQDSLPPLPLPDKGEWIGKPRPDLWEDLLFAWKVAALSKSNAISIVKNREAVGIGRGFCSRLHAVDFAVRQAGEKARGAVLGSDAFFPFSDGIEAAADAGIEAIIQPGGSVRDSEVFSSAEKLGISMFISGWRTFRH; this is encoded by the coding sequence ATGAAGGGCAAAAAAGCGCTTCTCTCCGTTTTCGACAAGACGGGAATCGCCCGCTTCGCGGAAGAACTTGTTTCCCTGGGCTGGGATCTGATTTCCAGTTCAGGAACGGCCGATCATCTCAGGAAGGCCGGCATGCCTGTCACCGAAGTCTCCGACGTCACCGGGTACCCCCACATTCTCGGGGGCAGGGTGAAAACCCTCCATCCCCTCGTCTTCGGAGGAATTCTCGCCCGGAGGGAAGTAGCGGGGGACATGAAGGAGACGGAGCAGTTCGGCATTCCCCTGCTCGACATGATCGTCTGCAACCTCTACCCCTTCGAGGAGACGGCCCGCCGTGCTCCTGAACTGGACGAACTTCTCGAGAACATCGATATTGGGGGAGTCTCCCTGCTGAGAGCCGCAGCCAAAAACTACCGGCAGGTCGTTGTGCTCACTGACCCCGGCGATTATGACGGCATCGCAGCAGAACTCCGTTCCGAAGGGGATGTTTGCCAGGAAAGCAGGCAGAAACTGGCACTAAAGGCCTTCCGCTCCACCTCTGCATACGATGCCGCCATCGTCGACGGGCTTGCTGAGGCGACCGGGTCAGCCCCCACTCACCTTCCGGAAAAAATGCCCCTTGCCTTTGTGAAGAAACAGGATCTCCGGTACGGTGAAAACCCCCACCAGGAAGCATCCCTTTACCTGCCTTCCCTTGCGGATCTTCCGTGGGAACAGATTTCCGGAAAGCCTCTTTCCTACAACAATATCCTCGACACCGACTGCGCCATGAGAGGATGCGCCCTCCTCCAGGACTGCTGCGGAGCCCTGGTGATCAAGCACACCACCCCCTGCGGCATGGCCTGCGGTTCCACTCCGCGGGAGGCCTACGAGAAGGCGGTGGGGTGCGATCCTGTTTCCGCCTTCGGCGGAGTGGTGGGAATTTCGAAAAAAGTGGACATGGAAACGGTGCTCGCCATAGCGGACCGGTTCACCGAGGTGCTTGTTGCCCCTGATTATGACGATGAAACGGTGGAAATTCTCCGGGAGAAGAAACCTTCCCTCCGGGTGCTCCGCTGGAAGGGCGGCAGGGTGTCTCCCCTCCAGTTCACCGGAACCTGGAGCGGCCTCCTGGTGCAGCAGGACAGCCTTCCTCCCCTTCCCCTTCCCGATAAGGGCGAATGGATAGGGAAACCGCGGCCCGACCTCTGGGAAGACCTTCTCTTCGCCTGGAAAGTGGCCGCCCTTTCCAAGAGCAACGCCATCTCCATCGTGAAGAACCGGGAAGCGGTGGGTATAGGAAGAGGTTTCTGCAGCAGGCTCCACGCCGTCGATTTTGCCGTGAGGCAGGCCGGAGAGAAGGCACGGGGAGCGGTTCTGGGCTCCGATGCATTCTTCCCCTTCTCCGACGGTATCGAGGCGGCTGCGGACGCCGGCATCGAGGCGATCATCCAGCCCGGCGGATCGGTACGGGACAGCGAAGTCTTCTCATCCGCAGAAAAGCTCGGCATTTCCATGTTCATCAGCGGATGGCGCACGTTCCGCCACTGA